Genomic window (Neurospora crassa OR74A linkage group VI, whole genome shotgun sequence):
ACCCAAGCTGGCGGCACGAGTGCACTGGGCGGCATCCACACCAATCTCGGCCAAGCGACGAACACCAGAGTCTTGCGAAAGAGAAGGACCACCAGCTTTCTGAAGAACCTTGCGCTGAAGACCCAAAACTTCCTTGCTGATACCGGCCTTGGCGCCAAGGACACCGGTGGTGGACGACACCATCTGAGAGCGAATGGCGGATGTGAGCTTGTTGGCCTGGATGCCAGAAGCGACGGGCTCTCCGGCTACCAAACGGCCAACTTTGGTGGTATGGCTCATAAAGGCATTCTGCGAACGGAAATCGACCGAAGGGGTGGGCTCCTTGGCTGACTCGACGGTTTCGGgggcatcatcaacaacttcGGTTGCACGGTCGTTGGGTGCTTCCATCTCCTTAAGAGTACGCTTTCCCGTAACCGGCTTGGGTGATGGTACCTCGGGGGGCTGGAGGGTCTTGGTAGCCTTCTcggtagcggcggcggcatctgCAGCTTTGACAACTTTCTCCTTGGTCTGAGTCTTTTCCCGCCTCGTCCTTTCAGGGGGATCATAATCCTCAACAAATGGGCAACGGCCCTGGGATGCCACACGGAACTGAGGCCATTCGCCGTCCTTCTTGTCGGCAACTCTGTGGTACTCCCTCACCATGATCGGCCTCGTCTTCTCCTCAATGTCGTACACATAAATGTAGGGGCCCTTGAAGTAGTGGATGTCCTTGGTAACAACGGTGGGATCGCGATCGGAGGGGCCGTGAACACGCTCATTCTGGAGCATTTGGAGTACATTCGCAGTCTGCTGGCGAGCCTTGGCCCTATCCGCGGCTGCTGGTGTGTGGCCTCGGCCCAACAATGCCGCCTTGTACAAGTCCGTTTCAAGGACCATGCCGAGAATCCTCTGGAGTTTGTCAAGCGACCAGATCTTCTTGCCCATGTCCCGCGCACGGTGCAGGATGTCGGTGCTGCGTGCTTTCGGCTTCGGCATCGTCTCTTCCTGGGGCTGCACAGAGGATTTCCGGAGTGAGGGCTTGTCGAAAATGAGTTTGCGTCGGACCGAGTCGCCATTGCGGTTCAGGAGAGAGGGATCGATTGTCTTTGGCTGTTCACTTGTCGATTGCGTGTTGGTAACGGGCTGGTTCTCGTCCTGGACTGGCTTTACAGGGGGGATAGGACGGGTGGTGACGACATGGGTGATTTCGATGGAAAAGAACTTTTCCTCGCGCTGTGACCGAAGTGTAAGTATAAGCCGAGCGGTTGGGCCTGCATTGGGCAAGGGGTCGTTGACTTACAGCGCCCAATTGAGCGACTTGTTTGGCGAGCTTGTGACGTTGCTCGTCGGGAATGCTCTCAAAGTAGAAGACCATCTTGTGAAAGCGAGATCTCATAGAGGTTTGCCATATACTAAGGTCTTCAAGTTCCTTTGCGGTGATGCGGTCGgtcgtcgtggtggtggaggtggtggtggtggtggtggaggcggcaTACAACCTCTCGGcacgggtggtggtgctggtagCCACGGTGGTGCCTGATCTAGAAGAAGCCCTTTCAGGCCGTTCCCGATCAATGGGCCGGGATATGGTCGAGGCCTTGCGCGTGATATTGGACACATTGGACCGGGAGCTCGTCggcgaggcggcggcgcgtTGACCGCCATGTTCAATCATCTGTCTCTTGGCCGGCGGTGGTTGACCGTATGGCTCCTCTCTAAGCTGATCGGCATGGGAGCGGACGGCGGCCTTTTTAGAGCCCTGTAGTGCCAAGGCGGTAGCCGAGGACCCACGCAGCGGCGAGTTGGCGGCATTGGGGTTGTCGGAGAGAGGAGCCCTCTTGGTGCCcgcggcagtggtggtggttgacgaCATTGCTGTGGGATGTCGATCTAGCGATACTGTTGTCTTGTAAAATATCCAGTCAACATGCTATGGGTGTGGTGTTGTTTCTGTTTGTTCCGAAACGCCGGCTCGGGGATGGTAAGGGAGGGAGACAGTTTCCGGGCTGTCTGTCTGGTCGCGTGCTGGTACTAGCTTGGAGTTTGGGTAGGGGGACCCCGGATA
Coding sequences:
- a CDS encoding sporulation-specific protein 6; the encoded protein is MSSTTTTAAGTKRAPLSDNPNAANSPLRGSSATALALQGSKKAAVRSHADQLREEPYGQPPPAKRQMIEHGGQRAAASPTSSRSNVSNITRKASTISRPIDRERPERASSRSGTTVATSTTTRAERLYAASTTTTTTSTTTTTDRITAKELEDLSIWQTSMRSRFHKMVFYFESIPDEQRHKLAKQVAQLGAREEKFFSIEITHVVTTRPIPPVKPVQDENQPVTNTQSTSEQPKTIDPSLLNRNGDSVRRKLIFDKPSLRKSSVQPQEETMPKPKARSTDILHRARDMGKKIWSLDKLQRILGMVLETDLYKAALLGRGHTPAAADRAKARQQTANVLQMLQNERVHGPSDRDPTVVTKDIHYFKGPYIYVYDIEEKTRPIMVREYHRVADKKDGEWPQFRVASQGRCPFVEDYDPPERTRREKTQTKEKVVKAADAAAATEKATKTLQPPEVPSPKPVTGKRTLKEMEAPNDRATEVVDDAPETVESAKEPTPSVDFRSQNAFMSHTTKVGRLVAGEPVASGIQANKLTSAIRSQMVSSTTGVLGAKAGISKEVLGLQRKVLQKAGGPSLSQDSGVRRLAEIGVDAAQCTRAASLGNPAKPPMPGIWEDDEARKQEQAKKERKLRRTASTPVPQTKPKPRDPKPGYCENCQDKFEDFDAHIVSRKHRRFAENDDNWAQLDALLGKLSRAPREPRYRSVGDERWQ